Sequence from the Azospirillum formosense genome:
CAAGCGCGTCCTGGAGGATCTGGTGCGCATCTGCGACGTGATGGTCGAGAACTTCGCCCCCGGCGTGCTCGAGCGCATGGGCCTGACCTGGGAGCGCATCCAGGAGCTGAACCCGCGCATCATCGTCGCCTCGGTCAAGGGCTTCGGCCCCGGCCCCTACGAGGACTGCAAGGTCTACGAGAACGTCGCGCAGTGCGCCGGCGGTTCGGCCTCGACGACCGGCTTCGACGACGGCCCGCCGATGGTCACCGGCGCCCAGATCGGCGACAGCGGCACCGGCCTGCATCTGGCGCTGGGCATCGTGACGGCGCTCTACCAGCGCACCCAGACCGGGCGCGGCCAGAAGGTGCTGGCGGCCATGCAGGACGCCGTGCTCAACCTCTGCCGCGTCAAGCTGCGCGACCAGCAGCGGCTGGAGCGCGGCCCGCTGAAAGAGTACCCGCAGTACCCCAATGGCGCGTTCGGCGACACCGTGCCGCGCGCCGGCAACGCCTCGGGCGGCGGCCAGCCGGGCTGGATCCTCAAGTGCAAGGGCTGGGAGAGCGATCCCAACGCCTACATCTACTTCATCACCCAGGCGCCGGTCTGGGCGAAGATCTGCGACGTCATCGGCAAGCCGGAGTGGGTCACCGATCCGGACTACGCGACGCCCGCCGCGCGCCTGCCGCGCCTGAAGGACATCTTCGCGACCGTCGAAGAATGGACCATGACCAAGACGAAGTTCGAGGTCATGGAGATCCTGAACAAGTACGACATCCCCTGCGGCCCCATCCTGTCGATGAAGGAGCTGGCGGAGGACCAGTCGCTGCGCGAGACCGGCACCATCGTCGAGGTCGATCACCCGACGCGCGGCAAGTACCTGACCGTCGGCAACCCGATCAAGCTGTCGGACAGCCCGACCGAGGTCACCCGCTCCCCGCTGCTGGGCGAGCACACCGACGAGATCCTGCGCGAGGTGCTCGGCTTCGACGAGCGCCGCATCGCCGAGGTCCGCGACAGCGGCGCGCTGGGTGCCGCCCGCCCGGTGCCGCCCGCAGGCCGCTGACCGCCGACCGGGACACACGCAGCGGCCCGTCAGCGCATCACCGGGGACGCGTTGCGCGAGGCTGCCGCCCCCGGAATCCATCCAAGCTCACCTCCAAGACGTGAGCCGACGAGTTTGCAAAGGAGGAAAGGCCATGACCGCAGTCATCGATCCGCTCCACACCGAGCGTCCAACGGATGTCGTCCGCCGCCTTCTCGCCACCGCCAAGGCCGAGGGGCGCAACGCGCTGACCGCGCCGGAAGCCAAGCAACTCTGCGATGTGTACGGCATTCCAGTGCCGAAGGAAGGCTTGGCGGCGAGCGCCGATGAAGCCGTCTGCCTCGCCGAAGGCATGGGCTTCCCGGTGGTCATGAAAATCGTGTCGCCGCAGATCCTGCACAAGACGGAAGCCGGCGGCGTCCTGGTCGGTCTCCGGGACGCCGACGCCGTCCGCCAAGGCTTCAGGACCATCATGGAGAACGCCCGCTCCCACGCCCCCGGGGCGGAACTGATCGGGGTCCAGGTCCAGCAGATGCTGCAGGGCGGAGTGGAGGTCATCGTCGGTTCCATCACGGACCCGAGTTTCGGCAAGCTGGTGGCCTTCGGTCTTGGAGGCGTGCTGGTGGAGGTGCTGAAGGACATCACCTTCCGCCTCGCCCCGGTCACCCGCGAGGACGCCCTGTCGATGCTCGACGGCATCCAGGCCGCGGAGATGCTGAAGGGCGTGCGCGGCGGCAAGGCGGTCGATCGCGAGGCGCTCGCCGACGTGATCGTCAACGTCTCGCGCCTGGTCGACGAGGTGCCGGAGATCGTCGAACTCGACCTCAATCCGGTTTTCGCGCGCGAGAAGGGAGCCACCGCCGCCGATGTGCGCGTGGTCCTGGATTTCACGGCCAGGGCACCGCGCTATCGACCGTCGCAGGAGCAGATCGTCCGGCAGATGAACCGGATCATGAAGCCCGAGGCGGTGGCCGTCATCGGCGCCTCGGCCGAGGACGGCAAGATCGGCAACTCGGTGATGAAGAACCTCATCAACGGCGGTTACAAGGGCCGGATCTATCCGATCCATCCCAAGGCCGACGACATCCTGGGCTACAGGGCCTACAAGAGCGTCAAGGACGTGCCGGGCGACATCGACGTGGCGGTGTTCGCCATTCCGGCCAAGTTCGTCGCGCAGGCCTTGGGCGAGGTCGGCGAGAAGAAGATCCCCGGCGCCGTGCTGATCCCCTCGGGCTTCGCCGAGACCGGCAACGTCGAAGGGCAGGAGGAGATCGTCGCCATCGCGCGCAAGCACGACGTGCGTCTGATGGGGCCGAACATCTACGGTTTCTACTACACGCCGAAGAACCTGTGCGCCACCTTCTGCACGCCGTACGACGTGAAGGGCAAGGCGGCGCTGTCGTCCCAGTCCGGCGGCATCGGCATGGCGATCATCGGCTTCAGCCGCTCCGCCAAGATGGGTGTGTCGGCGATCGTCGGGCTCGGCAACAAATCGGACATCGACGAGGACGACCTGCTGTATTTCTTCGAGCAGGACGACAACACCCAGGTCGTCGCCATGCACTGCGAGGACCTGAAGGACGGCCGTTCCTTTGCGGAGGCCGCCAAGCAGGTCTCGAAGAAGAAGCCGGTGGTCGTGCTGAAGGCCGGGCGCACCTTGCTTGGCGCGCGGGCAGCCAGCTCCCACACGGGCGCGCTCGCCGGCAACGACAAGGTTTACGAAGACGTTCTGCGGCAGTCGGGCGTGGTTCGGGCGCGCAGTCTGCAGGACCTGCTGCAGTTCGCCCGCGGAATCCCGGTGTTGCCGACGCCGAAGGGCGAGAACGTCGTCATCATCACCGGTGCCGGCGGATCGGGTGTGCTGCTGTCGGACGCCTGCGTGGACAACGGCTTGTCGCTGATGGCGATGCCGCCGGACCTTGACGCCGCCTTCCGCAAGTTCATCCCGCCTTTCGGCGCCGCCGGCAATCCGGTGGACATCACCGGTGGCGAACCGCCGTCGACCTACAAGAACACCATCCGGTTGGGTCTGGAGGATGACCGCATCCACGCGTTGATCCTGGGCTACTGGCACACGATCATCACGCCGCCGATGGTGTTCGCCAACCTCGTCATCGAAGTGAAGGAGGAGATGAAGGCGAAGGGCATCGAGAAGCCCATCGTTGCTTCGCTGGCCGGCGATGTGCAGGTGGAGGAGGCGGCGAGCCACCTGTACGACCATGGCGTCGTGGCTTACCCTTACACGACCGAGACGCCGGTCGCCGTGCTGGGCGCCAAGTACAAATGGGCTCGGGCGGCCGGGCTGGTTTGATACCGGTAAATACCGAAATGGGCTACGGGTCGAGTTCCGGCCTGGCCGAGCGGTTGTCTTCACAGCTTCGATGCGAAAAGGGGGAGCCGCCCAGAGCAGACCCGGGCACCAGCTGACGGCCAGCGGGCATTTTGCCGGGATCGATCGTTGGACCGGAACGGCGCAGGGCTGCGGCAGGCCAAAGGTGAATCACGCGGCTTTGCGATGGTTGAGGAACCCGGCCGCAAGGGCGCTCTCACCATCGCCAAGCCGAGGTGCAAGGGCGGGTTCCACCCGGCGCCGCATGCCGATCGATGCCCAGGCGGTGTGTGATCTTGCCGGCTTGGTGCCAGTTGCGCGCAGCCCTAGGTTTCCCAGAGGGCGGTATCGTTGAGTGACGTCAGCATCAGCGATAATGGAGCCACCATTGTTCGACGCGCTGCGGAGAGTATCATTGGAGAGTAAGGAGCCGACCGGCGTTGGCGCATAAATCGCCGGAAGCTGGCGATGGTGCGGTCTTGGCGGGGATAGAGGCGCCCCGCTGAAGCCGAGACCCGTATGCCGTACAAGGCCAACGAGAGCGGCCGCCACGAGATCCCGCGCGTCCGTTACCGGGTCGAGAACTGGTCGGCCTATGATGCGGGCGGTCCGATGCTTGAATCAAGAGGTGTGGAACGGGGTGACCAACACTGCGCCACACGCCCCGCCCGCTCCATTCCGGAAGGAGCGTTTGAGGCCTGGAGGGTGACCATGGTGATCAACATGGCGTCCGATCCCTGTCTCCCTGCCTTCTGTTGAAGACACTGTTTCCGATCAGGTTCTTTGAAGCGGCGGCGGGAGTTGGTGATGAACCAAGCAAGGCATGAGGTTCCTCGCGGCGGCGGGCCTCACTTTCCAATTTTGTGCAATAGCTTCCGGTGCACACCATGGGCACGCTGACGAACCCGCTTTCGGTTCCTCCAGACCTATTGTGTGATGTCGTTCAAATTGGATCGAGGCCCATGGCTGCGCGTCGGAAGGCAACCGCCTCCCCGGCCGCAGCGGACGAACTGCGCACTGCCGGCGAGCGCACAGATCTCGCTGGCCAATTCGCCGAATCCCGCCCGATTCACCCGCCCGGCCGACCGCCTCAACCGCAAACCGCACCTTCGCCCACCGGACCGCGATCTATCGAATATCCTCTGACCAGACATCCGTCGAGGCGACACCCAGCGCCAGAAGGGCACAGCGCTCGTCCCCGCCCGGCTGGGCGAGCTGCGTTCTGATCATCATCCAGGGCAGGAGTTCCAGGCCGGGCGGGTAAGCGGCGGAGCCGGTTGGCAAAGGTCTGGGCGAATTTGCATCGCCGGCGCCGCACCGTTTGGTCGGACACATAGACACCGCGCTCGGCCAGAAGCAGCTCAACGTCTCCGAAGATGAGCGGAAATGTGTGGTGGAGCCAAACCGCATGCGCGATCAGGTCGGCCGGCGAGCGATGGTGGTGGTGCGGATCCGGATCACCGCGCATTCCACCACCCTGCCAAGTGCCCCTCACGCTTGCCGGAATCCTGACTGCGGCATCCTGAAGGCGGCCGCTGGTCGTGGAGGCGCCAAGCCATGGACGACCCAGCCGTGGACTCATCCACGGCTGGGTCCGCCAAAGCGACCGGTCGTCCAGATCGACAACGACCGGTGCCGCCCCGGCATCAATAGCCGGCAGCCATGCCGTCGCCACGCGGGTCGGTGGCGCCGTACAACACGCCGGTGACCGGGTCGATGAGGATCGCCCCGGCGTGTCCCATCGCGTCCGTATAGTTCTCGATGACATTCACGGGATGGCCGCGCCGTTTCAGATCGTCGACGACGGCGGTGGGGATCCGGCCCTCCAGCTTCAGGTCGTTGGACCATGCACCCCAGGTCCGACCATGTAGCCAGCGCGGCGCGTTGATCGCGTCCTGCGGCGTCATGCCGAAGTCGACGACGCGGGTGACGATGGCCGCCTGGGTCTGCGGTTGCCCCTCTCCTCCCATCGTTCCGTACACCAGGAACGGCTTGCCGTCCTTCATCAGCATCGCCGGATTCAGCGTGTGGAACGTGCGCTTGCGCGGCTCCAGCCGGTTGATGTGATTGGGATCGAGCGCGAAGAAGCTGCCCCGGTTCTGCAGCAAGATGCCGGTTCCCTTCGGCACGATGGCGGAGCCGAAGTCATGGTAGACGCTCTGGATCATCGATACGGCGTTACCGTCCTGGTCCACCACGCCGAACCAAACGGTGTCACCCTTCGGGTCCAGCGGCTTCACGTTGGTGGCTGCCTTGTCCATGGCGATTCGCGCAGCCTGATCCTTGCCGTGCTGGACGGACAGCAGTTCATCAACGGGAATCTTCACGAATTCCGGGTCCGACAGGTACCGGTCACGGTCGGCGAAGGCCTGCTTGGTCGCCTCCACAATCAGATGATAGTGGTCTGCCGATCCCTCTCCCAGCGCCTTCATGTCGTAATTGTTCAGTATGTTGAGGATGGCGAGCGACGCCATGCCCTGCGTGTTGGGCGGCAGGTTGTGGGCTGTAAAGCCCCGGTAGCGCACCTGGATGGGCTGCACCCAATCGGCCTTGTGGTCGGCAAAATCCTTCAGCGTCAGGATGCCACCGTTCGCCCGAAGGTCGGCGACGATCTTCTCCGCGATCGGGCCGCGGTAGAACACGTCGGCGCCACCCTCGGCGATCATCGTAAGGCTGTTGGCCAGGTCCGGTTGCTTCAGCACCTCGCCGGTGGTGAAGGGCTGCCCATCGGCCCGCAGGAAAACGCGCCGGAACTCGTCGAAGCGCTGGAGATTGTGGAACTCCTTGTCCTTGGTGTCGGTGTCCACCTTCGACCAATAGGCAAGGCTGGGCGTGACGGCGAAACCGTCACGGGCGTAATGGATGGCCGGCTCCAGCAGCCTTTTCCACGGCAGGCTGCGGCCCATGGTTTCCTTGGCGTAGCGGTGGGCTTCGTCCCAGCCCGAGATGGCGCCCGGCACCGTGTTGACCGCCAGATAGCCGCGGGCCGGGATCTTTTCCAACCCTTTGCCCGTGTAGAAGGCGATGTCGGCCTGCTCGCCAGCGCGTCCGCTGGCGTTCAGAGCTTTCAACTCGCCCGTCTTTGCGTTGTGGATGAGCCAGAAGTTGTCGCCGCCGATGCTGTTCATCTGCGGATAGACAACGGCGAGCGTCGCCGCCACGGTGATCGCCGCGTCCACCGCGTTGCCGCCGTTGCGCAGCACGTCGAGCCCCGCCTGTGTGGCAAGGTAATTCGAGCTGGTCACCATCCCCTGCGTGGCCATGGGATTGATGCAGCGCGATGGCGTGTCGCAGTATCGGCCGGTGGTGTCCAGGGCCAAGGCTGGTGCCCCGCCGGCGGAAAGTGTGATGCCCGCAACCAGCAGGCTCGCCATTATTGATTTTGTTTCGGCCATCTTGTCCTCCCTTTCGGAACGCCGGGGCGAGTGCCGCCCCGCAGGAAAAAGGGTGGACTCGCTGATAATTGGTTTGCAAAATGGTTTGGTGAAGGCGCTTGCGTTGCGGACGGGAGCGGGACCATGGGCGTGCGATCTCACCGGGCTGCCGACTTGGAGCGGCTTCGGCGGTTTCTTCGGGAGCACGACTGCATGCCGCAGGACCGGTTGCCTCCCGAGCGCTCCCTCGCCCCGCTTCTCGGGATGGGCCGGACGACCCTGCGGGCCTGCCTGGAGGTGCTGGAGGCCGAAGGCCTCGTCTGGCGCCATGTCGGCCAAGGCACCTTTTATGGGCCGCGTCCCGTTCACGAACCGGTGCGGATGTCCCTGCTGGTGACGATGACCTCGGCTTGGGACCTCATGAACGCCCGCCTGACCATTGAGCCTGGGATCGCCGCGGCGGCGGCTCTGCGGGCGACGCCTGCCCAGATCGACGCCCTGCGGGCCTGCATTGAGGAGGGACGCAACGCCCCCGACCTTTTTGCCTGCGAGCGGGCGGACAACCGGTTTCACACCACGCTGGCGCGAACGACCGGGAATCCGGTCCTCATCAGCTTCCTGGAATTCGTGTCGGGTGCCCGAAGCCGCGCGCCATGGCAGCGGGAATGGGGCCAGACCTATCGCCATATCGGCCAGGATGAATTTCAGGGGGAGCACAGCGACCAGCACAAAGCCATCGTGGACGCGGTGGAACGCCACGATGCGGAGCGGGCGCGGGACGCAATGAGCGACCATCTGGCGACCATACAAACCGCCATGCAGTCCGCATCCAGCGAAGGGCTTGGAAGCCGCCGAACGAGAGGAGGCCGCCAACACCTTGGGGCCCCCAAGGCCAGAAGCGCCCCGGTGACGTGATCAGGGGGACATCGCGCGCAGCTTCTCCACCCCGCCCCGATGTCTGTGGTCGGCGGCTCCCCCCTTGCCGGAGAACACCCCGGCCATTTCCCTCGACGGCCTGCTTCCTCCAGGCGTTGGTCGGCGTCTGTTGCACGCCATGCTTGGCAACGCGCCGTGACATCGCCAGTTCGCCCCGGATCGCCTCCAGCGCCACCTTCGCCTTGAACTCCGCCGACGTCTTGAACTCCGCCGACTGCCGTGTCCGTTTCCCCGCCATCGGGTGCGTCCTGCCTGATGAGCGAACCAGGCTTATTCAACGCCCCGGAAAACGGTGACCAGTTCACCTCTCATTCCCCCTCGCCTCGTCAGGGAGAGCACAGGGCCGGATTCCCTTGGCGTAGACCGTTGCTCGGCCACCAACCAGTTCGGGCGTCACCCCACGGCATTAGAACCAAAGATTATGTTCGCCAGCGCGAACGCCAAGCGCCGGTTATCAATGCCAGGGTTTCCGGATCAGGAAGGAGGAGCGCTATGGCCAAAATTCTCGGAACACCCGGAAACGACACCCGCTACGGCACTGACGGCGCCGATACCATCGAATTGTATGCCGGGAACGATACCGGCTATGGGCGGGCCGGCAATGACCGCATCCTGGCGGGCGACGGCAACGACCGTATTTTCGCAGATTGGGGCACCGGTTGGGGCAACGACACCGTCTACGGAGGCAAGGGCAACGACACGCTGTCCGGTGGTGACGGCAACGATCAGGTCTACGGCGAGCATGGCGCCGATCGGCTCTATGGAGACGGTGGCTCCGACACTCTTTATGGCGGGAGCGAAGCCGACAGCCTATGGGGTGGTGACGGCAACGATCGCATCTTTTCCGATTGGGGGCCCGGCTGGGGCAACGACCGCGCCTATGGCGGCAACGGCAACGACACCATTTCGGGCGGCGATGGGAACGACGAACTGCACGGTGAAGCGGGCAACGACCGGCTGTACGGCGACAACGGCGACGACACGTTGAACGGCGGCAGCGGCGACGACATGCTGCATGGTGGAGACGGTTACAACGAGTTGGCGGGCGGCGACGGGGTCGACACGTTGTACGGCGGCGATGTCGGCGGCACGCGCTTTCTCGGTGGTTCCGGGGCCGACTTCCTGCATGGAGGCGCCTCCGACGATCAGTTCTCCATCGATTCCAAGAATGGTGTTGACCAAATGTGGGGCGGCGGCGGGCAAGACCTGTTCGGCGTCGATTACGCGTATGCCTACTCAATCGCTGAAGACGGCGTCGCCGACCAGCTGTCGGCAACCATCAAGGATTTCCAGATGGGCGTTGACTATGTTTTCAAGAACGAGTGGCTGCTGAAGGGCGTAAACCCTGCCGATGGCGGCTCAAGCGTCGAGTTTGTGTTCACCCACTTCGAGAACACCACCCGCTTCAAGCTTGAGGGCCTCGCCTATAGCGATGCGCAGAACTTTGCCATATCGAAGAGCCAGGACGGCGTTACGGCAAACTGGAACGATGCGTTCACCACGTTATGACGGCGATCCGCATTTTCATTCACTGCGCACCGTTGTTGGACGGCGCCACCAGGAACACGTCCGCCGCCCCGGCCCAATCCATGAAGGGCCGAGGCGGCACGATCACTGAAGGGCGAGGCGCGACCTTGGTGATGAGCGGCGCTTCAGTCCGCCTGTTGGTCGATCCCCAATGCGCCTGCCGGCACCGGCCGCCCGGTCGGCAGAGACGCTGCAAATCAGTTGAGAACGGCGCGAAACCACTGCCCGTCATTGGTGTTGGTGAGGCAGAGGCTGATCCAGGCCCGGCATCGGTCTCTCAGATCGACGGAGCACCTGTATGGCTTCCATCCGTCAACAAGTTGCCTGACAGAGGCTGGAACGTCATGGTCGATCAGAAGACACCCCCCACGCGGACCGCCACGCAGGCCCGCCAAGGCAGCGTTGAGCATGTCGGTCGGTATGTGCTCGGGATCGGGCTGCCGCTCGCGATCATCGCGATGATCGCTGTCTACATGCTCGTCTTCTAAGCCGAGCGCTTGCTCACCATCATTCCCATAGTATCCCGGAGGAAACCTGTGAGCATTCAGTGCCGCTGCCTTCTCGTCCGAGAAGGAGACGCGCCTATCTGGAGCGAGAAAGCGTTCCGCTTGCCACCGAGCAGGGGCGACAACGTGCAGTTCGAGGAAAACGGGACACCATTTACCTTCCAGGTCACCGAAATCCTGCACACGCTGTCTCTGGACGGCGTGGATTTTGCGCTGATCCTCACCGAGGTGCCTGGGTCACGGGGCAAGCCCTTCAGGGTTCTGTTCGAAGATCAAACCCGCGCCACCGGCACGTCGTCCAGTTCGGTCGTGTAGCGGGGAGACCGTAAAGGGCCGTTTTCCGGATTTCACGGCGGTGCGCGCCCATCGTTCGGCGAGCGGCGGCACCTTCGCGGCTCCAACGGAGTGCGCCGGGGCATGGCGTTCACGGTTGATATCCTTGATGGATTATGGGGTGGAGTGATCAGGGCAACACCCTGCAAACGTCAGCTTGTGCGCTCGATGCGGTTGCGCACCCCGCCATAACAGATACAGGTGCGAAGGCCACGCCCACATCGGGGTATTTCCGATAGCCTCTTGGAACGAGCGGGACAAACGTCTCAACGTCTGCTTGTCGTCTCTTCCGTGGAGGACGAAATGGACGTCGGCAATTCGATACGAGTCGTTCTGACGCACATTCCTTTGATCACCTTCCTGCTGGCGATCATCATTCCGACCCTCAGCCGGTCCGAACGGACCCCGGAAGGCTACTTGTCCTGGCTGCTGCTGCTTGCCGTCGGCGTCGACGCTCTCTGGGCAGGGCTGTTCCATGTGTTCGCTCCGGAGCGCGCCGCAGCCTTCATCGGATGGACAACGAGCCCGTTTCAGTTCGAAATCGGGATCGCTGACATCGCGCTGGGAGTGATGGGAGTGCTCGCCTTCCGGAAATCGCTCGACTTCAAGGCGGCGGTCGTGACCTACGCATCGCTGTTCTACATCGGGGTGGCCTACGGCCACTTTCATCAGATTTGGGTCGCAGGAAACTATGCGCCCGGCAACGCCGGCATTCTTCTGGTCCTTACCTGCATCCGGCCGTTCCTGCTGATCCTGCTCCTCATCGCGGCTCAACGGAAGGTAGCCCCGGCGCTGGTTCTTGGGAGGTAGGGAGCGGTTGGTGGCGTGCCTGGGCGTCACCCTTTCGTGGCCCGCGGTCGCGCAACGCCCCGTTGACCAATCCGGCCGGCCTCGCCGGTGCCGAGCGCGGCCTTGGTGACTTCCGGCAACAGCACCGGGGGGGAGGGCGGCGTTGATGAGGCCCGCTCCACGCGAGGCATTACCGGCTAGTCATGATTCATTGAGCCTTATGACGCGCAGCCAAAGTGACGCGATGATGGAAGCGTTTTCTTGCTATGGCCGCGTTATCGCAACACGATGACGCTCAACCGAAACTCTGCATCGTATAGGACGTCACAGTGATTGAAAGACTCAAGGAACGTCGCGACGTGTTGCAATTGGAACTGGAACTCAGCACCCGGCGTCTTGCGGAGTTGGAGCAGAGTATGCGGACGCTCAAAGATACGATGGCCCGCATCGCCGGCGCCATTCAAGTGATCGACGAACTCATCGCCGAGACTGAGGCGCACCCCGAGAACCCTCCCGAAGAGAATAAAGACAAATAAGCGCTGCTGAGCACGGTCCGGATCGCGGGTCGCCTCAATCCGGCTCATCCGCCGGGGTGTACGGCAAACCCTCCGTGTGGCCGACAGGCGCGTGGGGGTTGTCGGCGGAGACCTCGGTTCGGCCCGAGCGGCTGACCTAGCGAGTGTCCACGGCACTCTGGTCCATGGCGTTGCAGCCGGGGACCCGATGCTCATTCCGGCTCTGGTCGCCGCGCTGCCGGCGGACCAGCTTCGGGCTGATTCTGGTTATGAGGGTTCCAGACCATGGAGAAGCCCGCCGCGGAGGTCCGGGCGGGCTGGATTCACGGCGCCGGGCAGCGGTGCTGGATTGGTGCCAGGGGCGTCCTCACGTCACGAGCAGGACGCGTCGAACGTCTTTGCAATCTCCAGCGCCGTGGAAGTCGCAGCCACCCCCTTCGCTCCCTTGCACGAAAGCAAAGCCTCAACGTAATCACGAAACCCCGGCTCAGCCTTGCCGGCGATTCCATGCCTCATGAAGTGACGCTGGTATTGGTAGATGCTCGTCCACAACGCGGCGATAACACCCTGCGGATCGACGACGACGGTCAACGGAAGGTCGGAGGCGGATTTCGGCGCCGGAAGGTCGCGGGGCGACGGGTCGCGGCTGTCAAGCGCGACGATGTAGTCCGTGCGCAGCCCCTTTCGCCGCTGGTAGTCCAGGTCGCGTTGGAACGCGCCCTCCAGGTCGGTCTCGCCAGGACGCGGGGAAACGAGCATTACGACAGGCACATCGGGGTGGGCCTTCATGAAGCTCTCCACCGAAGGCCGCTCTGCGATGCACGGCAGGCACCATTCGAACACCTCGATAAACCGCCCCTAAGCGCGTGTTGATGCCGACGAGGGGGCACGCGGCTGAAAAGGCGGCGTTTTTTGGGGACTGAACTCTCGGTTTTGGCTGAAAAGGCGGAAATATGCGGCGGTTTTGGCGCTATACGGGCGCAGTTCGCCCCTCAAGCCAGATCAGGCGTCGGAAATTGTAGGCGAGGTTGGCGAAGCCGATCTTAACCGTCGCGCGCCCCAGGCCGATGGTGCGGATGAACAGCCCCATGCGCGCCTTCTGGTCGGCGAACACATGCTCGACGGCCGAGCGCACTGCCGAGCGGGCGCGGTTGGCACGCTGGTGGGGCTCCGGCATCGGCCGGCCCTTCGGCTTGCGGAAATGCACCATGCTGCGGCGCCCCGCCGCCGTGATGGCCGCTTCGTTGGCCTTCGAGCGGTAGGCACTGTCCGCCCATACCCGGCTGTCGAAAGCGTCCGGGTTGAGCAGGCCCGGCAACTGCGCGCCGTCGTGCCGCGCCGCGTCGGTCACGAT
This genomic interval carries:
- the frc gene encoding formyl-CoA transferase, with protein sequence MGKALDGVRVLDFTHVQSGPTCTQLLAWFGADVIKVERPGEGDITRGQLRDVPEADSLYFTMLNHNKRSITLDTKNPDGKRVLEDLVRICDVMVENFAPGVLERMGLTWERIQELNPRIIVASVKGFGPGPYEDCKVYENVAQCAGGSASTTGFDDGPPMVTGAQIGDSGTGLHLALGIVTALYQRTQTGRGQKVLAAMQDAVLNLCRVKLRDQQRLERGPLKEYPQYPNGAFGDTVPRAGNASGGGQPGWILKCKGWESDPNAYIYFITQAPVWAKICDVIGKPEWVTDPDYATPAARLPRLKDIFATVEEWTMTKTKFEVMEILNKYDIPCGPILSMKELAEDQSLRETGTIVEVDHPTRGKYLTVGNPIKLSDSPTEVTRSPLLGEHTDEILREVLGFDERRIAEVRDSGALGAARPVPPAGR
- a CDS encoding acetate--CoA ligase family protein, with the translated sequence MTAVIDPLHTERPTDVVRRLLATAKAEGRNALTAPEAKQLCDVYGIPVPKEGLAASADEAVCLAEGMGFPVVMKIVSPQILHKTEAGGVLVGLRDADAVRQGFRTIMENARSHAPGAELIGVQVQQMLQGGVEVIVGSITDPSFGKLVAFGLGGVLVEVLKDITFRLAPVTREDALSMLDGIQAAEMLKGVRGGKAVDREALADVIVNVSRLVDEVPEIVELDLNPVFAREKGATAADVRVVLDFTARAPRYRPSQEQIVRQMNRIMKPEAVAVIGASAEDGKIGNSVMKNLINGGYKGRIYPIHPKADDILGYRAYKSVKDVPGDIDVAVFAIPAKFVAQALGEVGEKKIPGAVLIPSGFAETGNVEGQEEIVAIARKHDVRLMGPNIYGFYYTPKNLCATFCTPYDVKGKAALSSQSGGIGMAIIGFSRSAKMGVSAIVGLGNKSDIDEDDLLYFFEQDDNTQVVAMHCEDLKDGRSFAEAAKQVSKKKPVVVLKAGRTLLGARAASSHTGALAGNDKVYEDVLRQSGVVRARSLQDLLQFARGIPVLPTPKGENVVIITGAGGSGVLLSDACVDNGLSLMAMPPDLDAAFRKFIPPFGAAGNPVDITGGEPPSTYKNTIRLGLEDDRIHALILGYWHTIITPPMVFANLVIEVKEEMKAKGIEKPIVASLAGDVQVEEAASHLYDHGVVAYPYTTETPVAVLGAKYKWARAAGLV
- the ggt gene encoding gamma-glutamyltransferase, which translates into the protein MATQGMVTSSNYLATQAGLDVLRNGGNAVDAAITVAATLAVVYPQMNSIGGDNFWLIHNAKTGELKALNASGRAGEQADIAFYTGKGLEKIPARGYLAVNTVPGAISGWDEAHRYAKETMGRSLPWKRLLEPAIHYARDGFAVTPSLAYWSKVDTDTKDKEFHNLQRFDEFRRVFLRADGQPFTTGEVLKQPDLANSLTMIAEGGADVFYRGPIAEKIVADLRANGGILTLKDFADHKADWVQPIQVRYRGFTAHNLPPNTQGMASLAILNILNNYDMKALGEGSADHYHLIVEATKQAFADRDRYLSDPEFVKIPVDELLSVQHGKDQAARIAMDKAATNVKPLDPKGDTVWFGVVDQDGNAVSMIQSVYHDFGSAIVPKGTGILLQNRGSFFALDPNHINRLEPRKRTFHTLNPAMLMKDGKPFLVYGTMGGEGQPQTQAAIVTRVVDFGMTPQDAINAPRWLHGRTWGAWSNDLKLEGRIPTAVVDDLKRRGHPVNVIENYTDAMGHAGAILIDPVTGVLYGATDPRGDGMAAGY
- a CDS encoding FCD domain-containing protein, producing the protein MGVRSHRAADLERLRRFLREHDCMPQDRLPPERSLAPLLGMGRTTLRACLEVLEAEGLVWRHVGQGTFYGPRPVHEPVRMSLLVTMTSAWDLMNARLTIEPGIAAAAALRATPAQIDALRACIEEGRNAPDLFACERADNRFHTTLARTTGNPVLISFLEFVSGARSRAPWQREWGQTYRHIGQDEFQGEHSDQHKAIVDAVERHDAERARDAMSDHLATIQTAMQSASSEGLGSRRTRGGRQHLGAPKARSAPVT
- a CDS encoding calcium-binding protein; protein product: MAKILGTPGNDTRYGTDGADTIELYAGNDTGYGRAGNDRILAGDGNDRIFADWGTGWGNDTVYGGKGNDTLSGGDGNDQVYGEHGADRLYGDGGSDTLYGGSEADSLWGGDGNDRIFSDWGPGWGNDRAYGGNGNDTISGGDGNDELHGEAGNDRLYGDNGDDTLNGGSGDDMLHGGDGYNELAGGDGVDTLYGGDVGGTRFLGGSGADFLHGGASDDQFSIDSKNGVDQMWGGGGQDLFGVDYAYAYSIAEDGVADQLSATIKDFQMGVDYVFKNEWLLKGVNPADGGSSVEFVFTHFENTTRFKLEGLAYSDAQNFAISKSQDGVTANWNDAFTTL
- a CDS encoding DUF6790 family protein, which gives rise to MDVGNSIRVVLTHIPLITFLLAIIIPTLSRSERTPEGYLSWLLLLAVGVDALWAGLFHVFAPERAAAFIGWTTSPFQFEIGIADIALGVMGVLAFRKSLDFKAAVVTYASLFYIGVAYGHFHQIWVAGNYAPGNAGILLVLTCIRPFLLILLLIAAQRKVAPALVLGR